A window from Hemicordylus capensis ecotype Gifberg chromosome 2, rHemCap1.1.pri, whole genome shotgun sequence encodes these proteins:
- the MBOAT4 gene encoding ghrelin O-acyltransferase → MDWEAPVLFHATALYQLAAFPFAILFQYLCTFRYLSIHARYTFLLIGGILLACAAMGCYALLIFISVFCTVTIICVASPQQVHKWVFFFQMTWQTLCHLGLQYKEYYLQEDACVGFSITVSALMLMTQKVTSLALDIHERKVRMGLPSDGRRSLWRHLLQALPFCAYLLSFPTLLGGPLCSFYRFQAWLKRTSSPSPASPLWTATQKALGALMVGFLKPIVRVCLCPQDDLFTCTHSGCIYVVWTSALLFRLTYYSHWMLDESLFLAAGLGLALGHGQYEGAADVLLDTDIWTLETTHRLAVFTRSWNKSTAQWLRRLIFQRSSFHPLLATFAFSAWWHGLYPGQVFGFLCWAVGVEADYRIHHFFSSTVKSPSQRLLYQTLTWCHTQLIMAYIMIAIEMRSLCMVCCLSSSYNSFFPLVYALSLLLLKKKERERREREK, encoded by the exons ATGGATTGGGAAGCCCCAGTCTTATTTCATGCTACGGCTTTATATCAGCTGGCTGCTTtcccttttgccattttgtttcaatATCTGTGCACCTTCAGGTATCTATCTATACATGCAAG ATACACTTTCCTCCTGATAGGAGGTATCCTCCTGGCCTGTGCTGCTATGGGGTGTTATGCCCTGCTGATATTCATATCTGTCTTCTGCACCGTCACTATAATATGTGTAGCCAGCCCACAGCAAGTCCACAAATGGGTATTCTTCTTTCAGATGACCTGGCAGACACTGTGCCACCTTGGGCTACAGTATAAAGAATATTATCTACAGGAAGATGCATGTGTCGG ATTTTCCATCACCGTTTCTGCCCTCATGCTGATGACACAGAAGGTCACCTCACTGGCTTTGGATATCCATGAAAGAAAAGTGAGGATGGGGTTGCCGAGTGACGGGAGGAGGAGCCTCTGGCGCCATCTGCTCCAGGCCCTGCCATTTTGTGCTTATCTGCTGTCTTTTCCTACCTTGCTGGGAGGGCCCCTGTGCTCTTTCTACAGATTCCAGGCATGGCTAAAGCGCACCAGTTCTCCATCTCCTGCAAGCCCCCTTTGGACTGCCACACAAAAAGCCTTAGGTGCTCTGATGGTGGGCTTCTTGAAACCTATTGTGAGGGTATGCCTTTGCCCTCAGGACGATCTGTTTACTTGCACTCACTCTGGCTGCATTTATGTGGTGTGGACTTCAGCCCTGCTCTTCAGGCTGACTTATTACTCTCACTGGATGCTGGATGAGTCGCTCTTCCTTGCAGCTGGTTTGGGGCTGGCGCTTGGTCACGGTCAATATGAAGGAGCTGCTGATGTCCTCCTGGACACAGACATTTGGACACTGGAAACAACTCACCGGCTTGCTGTCTTCACCCGGTCATGGAACAAGAGTACGGCTCAGTGGCTGAGAAGGCTCATATTCCAACGGAGCAGTTTCCACCCACTGCTGGCCACCTTTGCTTTCTCCGCTTGGTGGCATGGCCTCTATCCAGGCCAAGTTTTTGGTTTCCTGTGCTGGGCTGTGGGGGTGGAAGCCGACTACCGTATTCACCACTTTTTTAGTTCCACTGTGAAGTCTCCATCTCAGAGACTGCTGTATCAAACCCTGACGTGGTGCCATACCCAGCTAATTATGGCATACATTATGATTGCTATTGAAATGAGGAGTCTCTGCATGGTCTGCTGTCTGTCCTCTTCGTACAATAGCTTCTTCCCACTAGTCTATGCCCTTTCACTCCTACTGttaaagaagaaagagagagagagaagagaaagagaaaagtga